In Capillimicrobium parvum, a genomic segment contains:
- a CDS encoding inorganic diphosphatase: MQVPEDAFVAVIEIPKGSRNKYEWDHELNAIKLDRFLFSSMVYPTDYGFVPDTLGRDGDPLDVMVCVSEPTFPGCRILVKPIALFRMEDDQGIDDKVLAVPLEDPGWNSLERLDDLSKQLQDEIAHFFSVYKDLEQKQVRVDGWYSREEALEEIQRSLERERRRKLGLSRAD, from the coding sequence ATGCAGGTACCCGAGGACGCCTTCGTCGCGGTCATCGAGATCCCGAAGGGCAGCCGCAACAAGTACGAGTGGGACCACGAGCTCAACGCGATCAAGCTCGACCGCTTCCTGTTCAGCTCGATGGTCTACCCGACCGACTACGGCTTCGTGCCCGACACCCTCGGCCGCGACGGCGACCCGCTCGACGTCATGGTGTGCGTGAGCGAGCCGACGTTCCCGGGGTGCCGGATCCTCGTCAAGCCGATCGCCCTGTTCCGCATGGAGGACGACCAGGGCATCGACGACAAGGTGCTCGCCGTGCCGCTCGAGGATCCGGGCTGGAACTCGCTGGAGCGCCTCGACGACCTCTCCAAGCAGCTGCAGGACGAGATCGCCCACTTCTTCTCGGTCTACAAGGACCTCGAGCAGAAGCAGGTGCGCGTCGACGGCTGGTACTCGCGGGAGGAGGCGCTGGAGGAGATCCAGCGCTCCCTCGAGCGCGAGCGGCGCCGCAAGCTCGGCCTGTCCCGCGCCGACTGA
- the acs gene encoding acetate--CoA ligase, translated as MATDLEQELAELLEVETFPPSDEFRSAASISDDAVREEAERDPAAWWLEQARALDWFAQPSQSLDDTDPPFYKWFADGTLNASVNCLDRHVDAGLGDRVAFHWRGEEGEERDITYAQLLADVQRFANALKSRGIGRGDVVGIFLPMIPEVVVAMLACARIGAPHNVVFGGFSPESVKERMDFSDARALVTVDGARRKGRTAPIKAAVDEIGVDVETIFVVRHTGIDCPMGERDVFYDEALAAADAVCEPEQLPAEHPLYILYSSGSTAKPKGILHTTGGYLTHVAWTHRYVFDLKAPSDVYWCSADVGWVTGHSYIVYGPLANGCTSVMYEGAPDYPDKDIWWELCERYGVTIFYTAPTAIRACMKWGEQYPGRHDLSALRLLGTVGEPINPKAWLWYHKVIGGERCPIVDTWWQTETGAIMITTLPGVQQTKPGSAGTPLPAIAARVVDDSGEEVPRDTQGLLTLTRPWPGMLRTLYKDDDRFVATYWEKFGPQTYFVGDAARRDDDGYLWVIGRVDDVLNVSGHRMSTAEIESAIVSHPKVAEAAVIGQTDEDTGQSVAAFVTLEGELEGSDELVAEIRDHVAARIGKLARPKRIIWSDDLPKTRSGKIMRRLLRDIAEGRELGDVTTLRDPDVMAKLEGRVKELQAEEG; from the coding sequence ATGGCGACGGATCTGGAGCAAGAGCTGGCCGAGCTGCTGGAGGTCGAGACGTTCCCTCCGTCGGACGAGTTCCGGTCCGCCGCCTCGATCTCCGACGACGCCGTCCGGGAGGAGGCCGAGCGCGATCCGGCGGCCTGGTGGCTCGAGCAGGCCCGGGCGCTGGACTGGTTCGCGCAGCCGTCGCAGTCGCTCGACGACACGGACCCGCCGTTCTACAAGTGGTTCGCCGACGGCACGCTCAACGCGTCGGTCAACTGCCTGGACCGCCACGTGGACGCGGGGCTGGGCGACCGCGTCGCGTTCCACTGGCGCGGCGAGGAGGGCGAGGAGCGCGACATCACCTACGCGCAGCTGCTGGCCGACGTGCAGCGGTTCGCCAACGCGCTGAAGTCGCGTGGGATCGGGCGCGGCGACGTCGTCGGGATCTTCCTGCCGATGATCCCGGAGGTCGTCGTGGCGATGCTCGCGTGCGCGCGGATCGGCGCGCCGCACAACGTCGTCTTCGGCGGGTTCTCGCCGGAGTCCGTCAAGGAGCGGATGGACTTCTCCGACGCGCGCGCTCTCGTCACGGTCGACGGCGCGCGACGCAAGGGCAGGACGGCGCCGATCAAGGCTGCCGTCGACGAGATCGGCGTCGACGTCGAGACGATCTTCGTCGTGCGCCACACCGGCATCGACTGCCCGATGGGCGAGCGCGACGTCTTCTACGACGAGGCGCTGGCGGCGGCCGACGCCGTCTGCGAGCCCGAGCAGCTGCCCGCCGAGCATCCGCTCTACATCCTGTACTCGTCGGGTTCGACCGCGAAGCCGAAGGGCATCCTGCACACGACCGGCGGCTACCTGACGCACGTCGCGTGGACGCACCGCTACGTCTTCGATCTCAAGGCGCCGTCGGACGTGTACTGGTGCTCGGCCGACGTCGGCTGGGTGACCGGGCACAGCTACATCGTCTACGGGCCGCTGGCCAACGGCTGCACGTCGGTGATGTACGAGGGCGCGCCGGACTACCCGGACAAGGACATCTGGTGGGAGCTGTGCGAGCGCTACGGCGTGACGATCTTCTACACGGCGCCGACCGCGATCCGGGCGTGCATGAAGTGGGGCGAGCAGTACCCGGGCCGCCATGACCTGTCGGCGCTGCGGCTGCTCGGCACGGTCGGCGAGCCGATCAACCCCAAGGCCTGGCTCTGGTACCACAAGGTCATCGGCGGCGAGCGCTGCCCGATCGTCGACACCTGGTGGCAGACGGAGACCGGCGCGATCATGATCACGACGCTGCCGGGCGTGCAGCAGACGAAGCCCGGCTCGGCGGGCACGCCGCTGCCGGCGATCGCCGCCCGGGTCGTGGACGACTCCGGCGAGGAGGTCCCGCGCGATACGCAGGGCCTGCTCACGCTGACGCGGCCGTGGCCGGGGATGCTGCGCACGCTCTACAAGGACGACGACCGCTTCGTCGCCACGTACTGGGAGAAGTTCGGCCCGCAGACGTACTTCGTGGGCGACGCGGCGCGCCGGGACGACGACGGCTACCTCTGGGTGATCGGCCGCGTCGACGACGTGCTCAACGTGTCCGGCCACCGGATGTCCACCGCGGAGATCGAGTCGGCGATCGTCTCGCACCCGAAGGTCGCCGAGGCCGCGGTGATCGGGCAGACCGACGAGGACACCGGCCAGTCCGTCGCCGCGTTCGTGACGCTCGAGGGCGAGCTCGAGGGGTCCGACGAGCTGGTGGCCGAGATCCGCGACCACGTCGCGGCGCGGATCGGCAAGCTCGCCCGGCCCAAGCGGATCATCTGGAGCGACGACCTGCCCAAGACGCGCTCGGGCAAGATCATGCGCCGCCTGCTGCGCGACATCGCCGAGGGCCGCGAGCTCGGGGACGTCACCACGCTGCGCGACCCCGACGTCATGGCCAAGCTCGAGGGCCGCGTGAAGGAGCTGCAGGCCGAGGAAGGCTGA
- a CDS encoding cellulase family glycosylhydrolase, with protein MARTLALLPLVLTLLVAAPAGATIVERAPLSTSGATIVDHGGRTFVIQGVNWFGFETANHAPHGLWARDYKDMLAQIRRLGFNAVRLPFSLQMLRAASTSGIDYGGGRNAALQGKSPLQVMDEIIAEAGRQDLLVVLDNHSTADDGFQSDLWYGSGFSEDDWVAGWQQLARRYASTPNVVAADLKNEPHGAATWGTGTATDWRRAAERAGDAVSAIAPRWLIVVEGIEGRTDGQLLATHWWGGNLEGVRRNPVRLARANRLVYSPHEYGPGVFDQPWFSAADVPATLADRWAKGFDYIAQAGTAPILVGEFGGRRTGTDTVEGRWQRQFMDFLGRRGHSWTYWAWNPNSGDTGGVLRDDWTTVDTAKVALLQALQRREAIPYGAATAPPPPPPPPPGPTSFKAVAKLQSEWSTGWCAGLAVTNTGTTADRPARLRFRLDERVAIESSWNGTVTRTGPKVVVTLPSSAGAIAPGASAATFGFCANKVGGKRKMPRELVVLR; from the coding sequence ATGGCACGGACGCTTGCTCTGCTTCCCCTCGTTCTCACCCTGCTGGTCGCCGCGCCCGCCGGCGCCACGATCGTCGAGCGCGCGCCGCTGTCGACGAGCGGCGCGACGATCGTCGACCACGGCGGCCGGACGTTCGTCATCCAGGGCGTCAACTGGTTCGGCTTCGAGACCGCCAACCACGCGCCACATGGCCTGTGGGCGCGCGACTACAAGGACATGCTCGCCCAGATCCGCCGGCTCGGCTTCAACGCGGTCCGCCTGCCGTTCTCGCTGCAGATGCTGCGAGCGGCGTCCACGAGCGGCATCGACTACGGCGGCGGTCGCAACGCCGCGCTGCAGGGCAAGAGCCCGCTGCAGGTCATGGACGAGATCATCGCGGAGGCCGGGCGCCAGGACCTGCTCGTCGTCCTCGACAACCACTCGACGGCCGACGACGGCTTCCAGAGCGACCTCTGGTACGGCAGCGGCTTCTCCGAGGACGACTGGGTGGCCGGGTGGCAACAGCTCGCGCGCCGGTACGCGTCGACGCCGAACGTGGTCGCCGCCGACCTCAAGAACGAGCCGCACGGCGCGGCGACGTGGGGCACCGGCACCGCGACGGACTGGCGCCGGGCGGCCGAGCGCGCCGGCGACGCGGTCAGCGCGATCGCCCCGCGCTGGCTGATCGTCGTGGAGGGCATCGAGGGCCGCACCGACGGCCAGCTGCTCGCGACGCACTGGTGGGGCGGCAACCTCGAGGGCGTGCGCCGCAACCCCGTGCGGCTGGCGCGGGCGAACCGGCTCGTCTACTCCCCCCACGAGTACGGGCCGGGCGTGTTCGACCAGCCGTGGTTCTCGGCGGCCGACGTGCCGGCGACGCTCGCCGACCGGTGGGCGAAGGGCTTCGACTACATCGCACAGGCCGGCACCGCCCCGATCCTGGTCGGCGAGTTCGGCGGGCGCCGGACCGGCACCGACACGGTCGAGGGCCGCTGGCAGCGCCAGTTCATGGACTTCCTCGGGCGGCGCGGGCACTCGTGGACGTACTGGGCGTGGAACCCGAACTCGGGCGACACGGGCGGCGTGCTGCGCGACGACTGGACGACGGTGGACACGGCGAAGGTCGCGCTGCTGCAGGCGCTGCAGCGGCGCGAGGCGATCCCCTACGGCGCCGCGACCGCGCCGCCGCCGCCTCCTCCGCCGCCGCCCGGGCCGACCTCCTTCAAGGCGGTCGCGAAGCTGCAGAGCGAGTGGAGCACCGGCTGGTGCGCCGGGCTCGCCGTGACGAACACCGGCACGACGGCCGACCGGCCGGCGCGGCTGCGCTTCCGGCTCGACGAGCGCGTCGCGATCGAGTCGAGCTGGAACGGCACGGTCACCCGCACCGGGCCGAAGGTCGTCGTGACGCTCCCGAGCTCGGCCGGCGCGATCGCCCCGGGTGCGTCGGCGGCGACGTTCGGGTTCTGCGCGAACAAGGTCGGCGGCAAGCGGAAGATGCCGCGCGAGCTGGTGGTGCTGAGGTAG
- a CDS encoding MaoC/PaaZ C-terminal domain-containing protein, whose product MEIPELKVTPDRYLTVRYAGASGDFNPIHVDDEFARSVGLPGKILHGLYTMAQVARAQTEAGGGPASLRRLAVQFRGMGVPEAELTITTTVRDERDGVAYVDCVAEQNGRAIIRNAEAEVVIPAQ is encoded by the coding sequence ATGGAGATCCCGGAGCTGAAGGTGACGCCGGACCGGTACCTGACCGTCCGCTACGCGGGCGCGTCGGGGGACTTCAACCCCATCCACGTCGACGACGAGTTCGCCCGGTCGGTCGGCCTGCCGGGCAAGATCCTCCACGGCCTCTACACGATGGCCCAGGTCGCGCGGGCGCAGACCGAAGCGGGCGGTGGCCCCGCGTCGCTGCGCCGGCTCGCGGTGCAGTTTCGCGGGATGGGCGTGCCGGAGGCCGAGTTGACGATCACCACGACCGTGCGCGACGAGCGTGACGGCGTCGCCTACGTGGACTGCGTGGCCGAGCAGAACGGCCGCGCGATCATCCGCAACGCCGAGGCCGAGGTCGTCATTCCGGCGCAGTGA
- a CDS encoding MaoC family dehydratase N-terminal domain-containing protein, with amino-acid sequence MPANTDIVGKTFPPAVYAVGREKIREFAHATGETSPLCLDLEAARAAGHADLVAPPMFAVVYCMPAMAVGLFDPEIGIDFARLVHGGQEFTWGELVVAGDEIATTVTLADVSERAGNGFFVFESRSVNQDGAEVSAGRWTNIVRGA; translated from the coding sequence ATGCCCGCCAACACCGACATCGTCGGCAAGACCTTCCCGCCCGCGGTCTATGCGGTCGGCCGCGAGAAGATCCGTGAGTTCGCGCACGCGACCGGGGAGACCAGCCCGCTGTGCCTCGACCTCGAGGCGGCCCGCGCGGCCGGGCACGCCGACCTCGTCGCGCCGCCGATGTTCGCGGTCGTGTACTGCATGCCGGCGATGGCGGTGGGGCTGTTCGATCCGGAGATCGGCATCGACTTCGCCCGGCTCGTCCACGGCGGGCAGGAGTTCACGTGGGGCGAGCTGGTGGTGGCGGGCGACGAGATCGCCACGACCGTGACGCTCGCCGACGTCAGCGAGCGCGCGGGCAACGGCTTCTTCGTCTTCGAGTCGCGCTCGGTCAACCAGGACGGCGCCGAGGTCAGCGCCGGCCGCTGGACGAACATCGTGCGGGGGGCGTGA
- a CDS encoding SDR family NAD(P)-dependent oxidoreductase: MDLGLSGRAGIVTGASRGIGLAIARGLAAEGARVLMVSRGERELAARAAEIDAEWLALDVSEPDAGDRIVACCAEQMSGPDFLVNNAGIAEMKALEELTDADWQRDWDLHVMASMRLMRAACPRMAGAGWGRVVNVSSSSGKRPSGTLAMSYSVTKAAQLALSRAFADRYAADGVRVNAIAPGMALSEGWTGAGGLAEQLGRTRGTSAAEVLRAQGERLPIGRALEVDEVAQIAVILCSEVASGVAGAAWSVDGGVWASIV; this comes from the coding sequence ATGGATCTCGGGCTCAGCGGGCGGGCGGGGATCGTCACGGGTGCCAGCCGCGGCATCGGGCTGGCCATCGCGCGCGGGCTGGCCGCCGAAGGAGCGCGCGTGCTCATGGTCTCGCGCGGCGAGCGGGAGCTCGCGGCGCGCGCGGCCGAGATCGACGCCGAGTGGCTGGCGCTCGACGTGTCCGAGCCCGACGCCGGCGACCGCATCGTCGCCTGCTGCGCGGAGCAGATGAGCGGCCCCGACTTCCTCGTCAACAACGCGGGCATCGCGGAGATGAAGGCGCTCGAGGAGCTCACCGACGCCGACTGGCAGCGCGACTGGGATCTGCACGTCATGGCGTCGATGCGGCTCATGCGCGCCGCGTGTCCGCGGATGGCCGGGGCCGGCTGGGGGAGGGTCGTCAACGTCTCCTCCTCGTCGGGCAAGCGGCCCTCCGGCACGCTGGCGATGTCGTATTCGGTGACGAAGGCCGCGCAGCTCGCGCTGTCGCGCGCGTTCGCCGACCGCTACGCCGCCGACGGCGTCCGCGTCAACGCGATCGCCCCGGGCATGGCGCTCAGCGAGGGGTGGACCGGTGCCGGCGGGCTCGCCGAGCAGCTCGGGCGGACCCGCGGCACGTCCGCCGCGGAGGTCCTGCGCGCGCAGGGCGAGCGGCTGCCGATCGGCCGTGCGCTCGAGGTCGACGAGGTCGCGCAGATCGCGGTGATCCTGTGCTCGGAGGTCGCCTCGGGCGTGGCCGGCGCCGCCTGGTCGGTCGACGGCGGCGTCTGGGCGTCCATCGTCTGA
- a CDS encoding fructosamine kinase family protein, which produces MSGGPPALPSELGRVTGARRVSGGDLNEAWAVELEGGGRAFVKTRTGAPPGEYATEAAGLAWLGEAGAVRVPRVLAAGDDHLALEWIEPGTLGAPGAQELGRGLAALHQAGAPAFGAAWPMHLGPVVLSNEPCGDWPAFYAQRRLLPLAARARDAGAMSAAGVRAVERVAERMSELAGPPEPPARLHGDLWGGNVLAGSDGRPWLIDPAAHGGHREVDLAMLRLFGAPDPRTLAAYAEAHPLAAGHEERVELWQLLPLLVHAVLFGGGYGASAERAARRYG; this is translated from the coding sequence GTGAGCGGCGGCCCTCCCGCGCTCCCATCCGAGCTGGGCCGGGTGACCGGCGCCCGGCGCGTGAGCGGCGGCGACCTCAACGAGGCGTGGGCGGTCGAGCTCGAAGGCGGCGGCCGCGCGTTCGTCAAGACCCGTACGGGCGCGCCGCCCGGCGAGTACGCGACCGAGGCGGCGGGGCTGGCCTGGCTGGGCGAGGCGGGCGCGGTGCGCGTGCCGCGCGTCCTCGCCGCCGGCGACGACCACCTCGCGCTCGAGTGGATCGAGCCGGGGACGCTCGGTGCGCCGGGCGCGCAGGAGCTGGGCCGCGGGCTGGCGGCACTGCACCAGGCCGGCGCGCCCGCGTTCGGGGCGGCGTGGCCGATGCACCTCGGGCCGGTCGTGCTCTCCAACGAGCCGTGTGGCGACTGGCCGGCGTTCTACGCGCAGCGCCGCCTGCTGCCGCTCGCCGCCCGCGCGCGGGACGCGGGGGCGATGTCGGCGGCCGGCGTGCGGGCCGTCGAGCGCGTCGCGGAGCGGATGAGCGAGCTGGCGGGACCGCCGGAGCCGCCCGCGCGGCTGCACGGCGACCTGTGGGGCGGCAACGTCCTCGCCGGGTCGGACGGGCGCCCGTGGCTGATCGACCCGGCCGCGCACGGCGGCCACCGGGAGGTGGACCTCGCCATGCTGCGGCTGTTCGGCGCGCCCGATCCGCGCACCCTGGCCGCGTACGCCGAGGCGCACCCGCTCGCCGCCGGCCACGAGGAGCGCGTGGAGCTGTGGCAGCTGCTGCCGCTGCTCGTGCACGCGGTCCTGTTCGGCGGCGGGTACGGGGCGAGCGCCGAGCGCGCCGCGCGCCGGTACGGTTGA
- a CDS encoding low molecular weight protein-tyrosine-phosphatase, protein MRILFVCLGNICRSPTAEGVMRRLVAEAGLQDEIEIDSAGTGAYHVGSPPDERATAAALRRGTELAGAARQVADEDFETYDLLLAMDGSNLHELRRRAPDDEARARVRLLREFDPASEGAGDLDVPDPYYGGLHGFDTVLDQVEAACRGLLDEIVAARR, encoded by the coding sequence ATGCGCATCCTGTTCGTCTGCCTGGGCAACATCTGCCGGTCGCCGACCGCCGAGGGGGTCATGCGCCGCCTCGTCGCGGAGGCGGGCCTCCAGGACGAGATCGAGATCGACAGCGCCGGGACGGGCGCCTACCACGTGGGCAGCCCGCCGGACGAGCGGGCGACCGCTGCCGCCCTGCGACGCGGCACCGAGCTCGCGGGCGCCGCCCGGCAGGTCGCCGACGAGGACTTCGAGACCTACGACCTCCTGCTGGCGATGGACGGCTCGAACCTCCACGAGCTGCGCCGGCGCGCGCCGGACGACGAGGCCCGCGCGCGGGTGCGCCTGCTGCGCGAGTTCGATCCCGCGTCGGAGGGCGCCGGCGATCTCGACGTGCCCGACCCGTACTACGGCGGCCTGCACGGGTTCGACACGGTGCTCGACCAGGTCGAGGCGGCCTGCCGGGGGTTGCTGGACGAGATCGTCGCCGCGCGCCGGTGA